ATAGGAGCAAAGTTTATGTTTATAGCTGGTATGTTTATCGCGGGCTCTTGTAATGTTCTATTTGGGTGAGTTAACTATTAGATTATAATATGAATTACGGAAGTCCTCGTCGGACgacttagaattaaaataaaattaaaatagttttaaagttttatagaaACTAAACGTAAACTAAATTCTACAACTAATCTAAGTGATGTCTACCTTTGTTCGATACAGAGAGAAGAATGGtcccttatttttaaaatgctcACTAAATTATAGCGTAAACAATAATTtacgtcttcttcttcttgggcttaatggctttcagttgtgccagggggcactgtcgatttcgccaatgtcacgtgggatagaaaagacacgaaggagaaATGTCACTGGTTTGAGATTAAAATGTCACTGTGAATGTCTTTACACCATGGATAAAAAATAACCCTATGCCAATCAATACTTTTTGGGGGTACTTGATTACGCTGACGGTGCCGCTAAGGATGCGAATCTCAAACCATAACATACCTAAGCTTATCTGTCactaagttttaaataaagttttggtatatatttgccgtggtctgggtgtttgtgcagtccttgtggatcacctcaccgtgcctcagagagcacgctaaaccgtcggtcccggttattatcatgcacacctgataacgatcgttactcataatagggataTATACGCTAACCGCCATTGGAAcggcgtgatggattaagctctgatccttctcctacatggggaaaaaggcctatgcccagtagtgggatattacaggctgaagcagaagcatattatactaaaacacaTACTCATTACAATTTTGGGTACAGAAGTATTGCACTTGAATAATTTTACAAGTAttctcttaaaataataaacgttattAATAagctatgtaaatataattaatatcaagttttatgaaattacggttataaaatgctttatttaattgtttatcacTATAATAGACGTAGTTATTTAATTGTAGAACATTGGTGTTAATAGAAGATTCATCTACTTTCGCCGTGATGTGCTTCGTGGTGCGAGGTATGGAAGCGTTGGGCGCTAGCGCCTATTCGACTGCCAGTTATGTTTTCGTAGTGAATGCTTTTCCAGACACCATTGGATCAGTTTTAGGAATCCTGGAAACTTTTGTCGGCCTCGGTATGTCCGTGGGTCCAGCGATCGGAGGATTATTGTATTCGGTATGGATTGTACTAAATGTTTTGTCTTGCTTGAACTAAATTCTTTgcatttttatgtgtatattatatggTATTGTAATCTTTTTTGGAAtgtaattatatagatattcaaggtaagatttaacaaagtttatttacattaaataaaatatatatgtaccatttGTTTGATAGCTTGCCGCCATTTTGTAGGTACCACACCTTTTCTCTTGATCAATCCTGGTagcttattctcaatttcttgaTTATTTCTCATCAGCTGATTGTTTTGCCCGGCGGTAAAAGCGCGTAATGAATGATGCCTTTCCAATCCAACCATACACTCAACATCACCTTATTGCGATTCAACCTGGGTTTCGTGATAGTCTGTGTAGCTTGACTGACTCTTGACTACGATCCCTTTCGCACATTCTCATCGTAGGTGATCCACTTTTCGTCACCAGTGATCAATCtctttaaaaatagtttgaCATCATTACGTCTTAAGAGAGAATCACAAATGAGTACAGGATACTTATATATCAGGGAGCTTTTTTGTATGACCAGCCTTTTTCAAATGGTCCAAACTGTTTTATGGTATATTCTCAAAAATTTAGCTATATCTAACAACTCAAATGTCGATTTAACTCCTCTTTTTCAAAAACGTCATCACGTTTATCTGTAAGCTAGCTGCTGGGTGCTAGCGCTCCTGTGCGACCAGAGCGATATACAtctttgacaaaaaaaatcctGACTGAAAACGCTTAAACCAATTTCGTGCTACTCTTACCAACACTGCACTATCTTCATATTCGTCACAATTTATTTTCGCACTTGAATCgcatttttctcttttttaagtaaaactttaaaatgtacagAATTTCTTCGTTGGATTAACCCATTTTGACGGTCAgataaacaaatgaaaagtggcgggaaactattttttactttttaatttcattttcaaaatgTCACTTTCTaatggtatcaaaaccagccagttacaaacatTACGACCAGaacattttattgcaacttttttttagaaattacgAACAGactttttccccgacctataattatttataaatcatagtaaaaagcaaaaatgtaatttttaccaCTTCCAAAGTTACCGTAATTTCGGATATTATTGTTTCAGATAGATCGGAGGATTTGGTCTACCATTTTATAGCCTGGGTATTGTAATGGTATTGACAGTGCCCATTAATCTTATTCTACTTACTGACTGTGATGGTAAGTTTaccatatttgtatattttgttacacttaaaaatacatagaaatattggTTATTGTAAGGATGCAAGAGAGAGACATTGTCATGTAGCCAGATAGGTACTGCAAGAAGTACTAAATAAAACAAGCGGGTGCCGTTTTTTCTATAAAGGATtatccataattattaatatgtacgcAATTTTTAATCACGAAATCATTTATAGGAGAAGGTTCTTGCTCTTgtgatataatatttgttagggAGAACTAAAAATGTAACCTAGGGTGACAAAGAAAGGAGAGGGGTCGAAAAAGGTAAAACTCCGCATGACCTATTTTATGTACGGCacctaatataaattaatattttcagaaTACGTGTCTGGTTCAAAAACTGCGTCAATTCTACAATTATTAAAGATTCCTTCAATCATCATCACTGGTTTGGTAATTGTTATCGTCTCAAATACGTGGGCTTTCCTTGATCCGACACTTGAGCCTCATTTAAGACAATTTGAATTATCAACGAAACAAATTGGATTTATATTTCTTCTGTTTTCCAGTTTATACGGAATCTTTAGTCCGATTTGGGGATGGGTCGCAGACAGGTAAATGGACCTAaagagttttatttaaaacatcacTAGTGTAATAACTATATtgtaaaatcattattttaattgtaacgactatgattttatatgtatatgtacctACCCAATTTTGCTCGTCGATACATGAAcatgaatttatttttgaaacaaagttatttttatagttaagaTAGTAGTTTAAGTGTGTAGTTGGTTAAATTTTGTTCTTACTTAGTAATACATGAGCAAGAATTGTTAACAACACTGGATAAATTCCATCCATGTTAATTTGTaacgcttcgcttcagcctgtaatatcccactgctggtcataggcctctttccctatgtagaagaagaatcggagcttaatccaccacgctgctccaatgcgggttgggggatatattccctattatgagtaatgatcgctatcaggtgtacatgataacaactgggaccgacggtttaacgtgctctccaaagcacggtggagagacccacaaggactgcataagcACCGAGACCAtagcaaacatctatatggctaatacGAATGTTtcccatgtgcggggatcgaacctgcaaccgccagcgcaacagccacaaaccagtgctgtgactgttgcacCAACGCGccaattagtttttaaaaacatacttaattacaaaataataattgtgtttgctcgtaaacgaaaaaaaaccaacttcaattacatcttcgagtaatacaacgtagatcgacgaaaaaatagtcaagtaactacgcgttatcaaagattactcaaaaagtagtgaccagatctcaataaaatttatatgtgaccacatgacaaacagacaaacatcagctttcgattaaattaaaaattatcaaaatcggtacacctagtaaaaagttattgcagattttcaagagtttccctcgatttctgtgggatcccatcatcagatcctggtttccttatcatggtactaaactagggatatcttctttccaacaaaaaaagaattatcaaaagcggtacacccaataaaaagttattgcggattttcaagagtttctctcgatttctctgggatcccatcatcagatcctggtttccttatcaaggtactaaactagggatatctcctttccaacaaaacaagaattattaaaatcggtacatccagtagaaagttatgcagtataatacaacgtaggtcgacgaaaaaagcgtcaagtaaaaacgcattattatatataactcgaaaagtagtagttagatctcaaataaatttaaatgggaccaattggcacacaccacctttcgattaaaaaaacatttgtcgaaatcggtccacacggtcaaaagttctgatgtaacatacataaaaaaaatacagtcgaattgagaacctcctccttttttggaagtcggttaataaaacacATACTTGTTCCATCAATGACAAATTTAGTACCTATAATATAAGGTATAATAGTAAAGTTAAACtgattatgttattttaataatacaacctCATTTTTGTTCACACTACGTTAATGACCTAAATTGAAAGCAATTACgtgaataatataatacatgaaaaaaatgaaCTGTTTGTTCAAGCAGCCATCATTAACCAATacagtttttaaatgtttatttttcagAGTGCATAATCATTGGTGCATGATGGTATGGGGTTTGTTTCTTTCTTCCATCGGATTACTACTTCTCGGTCCATGTCCATTTATTCCTGGCCTTCCACAGTTAGTAACATTGGTcacattttatgtataatatttgaaaatgtaGTAACtagcatatatataatattaataaatattttacttttacagGGACTTATGGTTAGATCTATTAGCGTTATCTATTATAGGAATGTCGGTGGCTTTAACATTGTTGCCAACTTTTCAAGGAGTATTGACAAGTTctatgttagtaaaaatatttaaatatttcttaatattaatattatttttttatatgtgaatCAATTATTTTCATCTTATAGCTACGAAGGCGGCTGTCCTGAAGCTCTTGCTACCTACAGTGCTGTAGCTGGTGTGTGGTCTTGTTGCTACTCCTTAGGGGAAGTTCTAGGTCCTGCACTAGGTGGAGCGCTAGCACAACAGTATGGTTTCCCGCTCTGTGCCACTATTTGCGCTGCTGCTTGCTTCACGATggtattgtaaaatttttgaataaatagaATCACGATCACAAGgggttaataaatttaaaaaaaaagacattgaatgtcgatataatttataaattgcaAAAATGACTGAAATCAAAGTTCTTTAGTttaatcagatttttttttttttgttttagccCAATATTACTAGTATGCTAATAAAATCGACCAAGTGTAATACAGCCTATGCGTATTATAGAGTTTCATACTTCACAATGTGTCGATTTAGaagatttcaattttatatttttaaaacttatagcTGTAATAATAAGTTTTCGTTTTTACTTCCCTAAATACATTACATCGCACGTTAAAATAATTCCACATTTACTCGATAATAATGCTAATGTAGTTatgatattttttctataattttccTGTATTGTAAACTCCTATTCAGGAGCTAACTTTTTTTGCAAACAACataacttaaacaaaaaaaaaatcgtgtataGGAATATAcgtaaagaaaagaaaatattattttgccaaattatagttttttatattaataaatcgtTAAGACGGACGCATATATGCACCAACTATAAGAAACACCTGTGAACCATTTGTAATTTCTGTCCAAACAAGAGTATGTATTGATTTGCACTGGGGCGCAGCTAGTCTTTAGATTTTGTTTTTACGTTCAATTAATCCTTACCAAAGGGTAAGTAATGAGctacttggggaggcctatgtccagcagtggactgcgataggctgaagtgaagtgaagtaatgaattaaatatattggaAAATACAGGGTCGTCTGAACCTTAACGCTTTCGATGTATGATACCCTAGTAAACTCTACGCAGGGTGAAAGTAAATTCTACAATTGAGTGTTACTCGTAGCAGAgtagttagtattttttttttacaaaacccAACATTTAACAATTTACATACCCAAAAACCCTTAATATATTGGAAAATACAGGGTCCTCTAGATCATGAggtataaatttacttataaaagtatatctttgagagaatatttgttttaatttcaggCGATTGTGACgctcacatttttttctttgcaAGAGTCATCGAAGTGGATAGATGCTATTGATTCAGAATCGACCACAATTCCATACACAGATTCAACATGGAATAGTAATCACTTTTGTCAAACGCAAAGTGCAACAGAAAGCCGACTATCAGAAAACTCACGACTTATCTCCCCGTGCATATGTGCATCCAACACgggtatacatttaaaattttgatggCTTTTTGATGTTCATCTGAATGATAAAATAATGCACTGTTTGTTTCCTTTACAGCATACTATGTGGTTCAGACTTCACCATATAAGAAAGTTTGTCTGAAACataatagaaatagaaaaagTGGTTCAGCCAGTGTCGCTGATATGGttgcatattttttaaagttccaATATTTGACAGATATGTATGTAACTATAAGAAAATCAATGGCAAAGAAATGTAAATCTAACTCGTTAACTGATACTGAAGAATTATATCAGAATTATCTCGATAATGATAATGAAGTGAACTGTGatgtacatacaaatattaaattaaatgaaaatgaaaatggtGCCGTAAACAATGTCATAGAAGACTGTCAATTTCAAAACAAAGAAGATAGTTATTGTTCTTATTTAGAAAAAACAATTTTCGGCCCTGTGGCAATGCAGatgaagaaagaaaatattattattaaaagaaataacaagGGTCTCGTAGCTAAATTAGTTTCATTAGACGAGAAGAAACAGACTTCGGATGAAATCATAGaacataatttacaaaaacttcATTTTTATGAACAAGATCCTGAGTGCGCGACACttaatgatatttttgtaagttgaatgaaacttttaattattagacAATCTTGTATCCACcaccaccacttcagcctatcacagtcacagctggacataggttttgaccatagtcaccacgcttggcaagtgggttggtgaccgcagggctagcttcgTCGAACCGAAGAAGACAatcttgtatatgtatatgtaatctAATctcttcgatttttttttattacgtgctaaattatacaaatttatagaattgttttaaatcgaaataaatctaatgttagttttaaaaagtgtgtgtgtacttatgtacgcacgtaagaagttttGCTAGCTAAcatcacgttgctaacttcttcttcgttgactagctaacttcagggtatcGGGTTCTTCATGACGGTGTGCGCGCCGAACACGCcgaaataagtataatttcaaaaatatttgctgttttgtttgttttaggaTGCTTGTGATTGTAGAGACGAAGTAACATACGTAAGAGGGACCGTTACTCTTTCATCATCAGGAGCTTGTGAAGTctagaaattatattataataatgaaatcgtctgttattaattttataagcaGGAACAGATTTTTAGactataagtattttaatttaggaaatgattttaattttaattattgattaaaagaataatttcaatttacaaaTTCATTTTTCTTCATCGAAACAATTCCGAAGACTCGtggtatcaaaaaatatttttctaatatcatCGAGCATTAGGATAGTAGAAGTTGCAAGCAGTAAACACTTCAAACGCTCACACATAAAGGAACATACAGAGTTAACTAGTGCCCCTTTTCGTGTACGTAATTTTCCCCCAAG
This is a stretch of genomic DNA from Melitaea cinxia chromosome 2, ilMelCinx1.1, whole genome shotgun sequence. It encodes these proteins:
- the LOC123663946 gene encoding MFS-type transporter SLC18B1-like, coding for MASSSETIVFDSKMIKTSTVTDELAATWGGRCSLPESRRLRRIHSWSGGPPHDLPSEIRILRERLVRTQAKLRPGAVRHLSRHQRLTLASLALVDFMSFCSMSIMAPFFPREAAEKGLSETMCGILPKIGAKFMFIAGMFIAGSCNVLFGTLVLIEDSSTFAVMCFVVRGMEALGASAYSTASYVFVVNAFPDTIGSVLGILETFVGLGMSVGPAIGGLLYSIGGFGLPFYSLGIVMVLTVPINLILLTDCDEYVSGSKTASILQLLKIPSIIITGLVIVIVSNTWAFLDPTLEPHLRQFELSTKQIGFIFLLFSSLYGIFSPIWGWVADRVHNHWCMMVWGLFLSSIGLLLLGPCPFIPGLPQDLWLDLLALSIIGMSVALTLLPTFQGVLTSSIYEGGCPEALATYSAVAGVWSCCYSLGEVLGPALGGALAQQYGFPLCATICAAACFTMAIVTLTFFSLQESSKWIDAIDSESTTIPYTDSTWNSNHFCQTQSATESRLSENSRLISPCICASNTAYYVVQTSPYKKVCLKHNRNRKSGSASVADMVAYFLKFQYLTDMYVTIRKSMAKKCKSNSLTDTEELYQNYLDNDNEVNCDVHTNIKLNENENGAVNNVIEDCQFQNKEDSYCSYLEKTIFGPVAMQMKKENIIIKRNNKGLVAKLVSLDEKKQTSDEIIEHNLQKLHFYEQDPECATLNDIFDACDCRDEVTYVRGTVTLSSSGACEV